The proteins below come from a single Cololabis saira isolate AMF1-May2022 chromosome 2, fColSai1.1, whole genome shotgun sequence genomic window:
- the ubl7b gene encoding ubiquitin-like protein 7b translates to MMGSSEWHLSLKLVDQPKSTFHFPDMMPGDVPPGGYRVSTLKQLVAAHLSDSIPDPELIELVHCGRKLKDDLTLDNCGIQPGSTLHILKKTWPEPESIAEPVNKPNAAREFRLFHAALHSLNSTYRDSVYKMLTNKESLDQIIVATPGLRSDPVALGVLQDKDLFVQFTDPNMLDVLISSHPALVNAIILVLHSVAGSMPAQSSASSSRSVSASSYSEMPGGFMFEGMSDDEDDFQSGSPAGPSNRGLSAGVRPVSLGHSGATGPRPITQSELATALALASTPDSSAVTPTTASQADPSSGGAPLPVGTPVSNDLFSQALQQALQATNMSALQGRWQSQMQQLRDMGIQDEELMLRALQATDGDIQAALELIFAGGQGL, encoded by the exons ATGATGGGCTCCTCAGAGTGGCACCTGTCCCTGAAGCTGGTGGATCAGCCCAAGTCCACCTTCCACTTCCCGGACATGATGCCTGGAGACGTTCCTCCTGGAGGATACAGAGTCTCCACCCTGAAGCAGCTGGTGGCTGCTCACCTCTCAGACTCCATCCCCGACCCCGAGCTCATAG AGCTGGTTCACTGCGGACGGAAACTCAAGGATGACCTGACTCTAGACAACTGTGGCATTCAACCAGGATCAACTCTCCACATTCTCAAAAAGACATGGCCAGAACCAGAGAGCATTGCAG AGCCTGTAAACAAACCGAATGCAGCCAGGGAGTTCCGACTGTTTCACGCTGCTCTTCATTCTCTCAACTCCACGTACAGAGACTCT GTATATAAAATGCTGACAAACAAGGAGTCTCTGGATCAGATCATTGTGGCCACGCCAGGGCTCAGGTCGGACCCAGTTGCTCTGG GAGTGCTTCAGGATAAGGATCTTTTTGTGCAGTTCACCGACCCCAACATGCTAGACGT ATTAATCAGTTCACACCCGGCGCTCGTCAATGCCATCATCCTGGTGCTTCACTCTGTAGCGGGCAGCATGCCCGCTCAGTCCAGTGCCAGCTCCTCTCGCAGCGTCTCTGCCAGCTCCTACAGTGAAATGCCAG GAGGCTTCATGTTTGAAGGCATGTCAGACGATGAGGACGACTTCCAGTCT GGGAGTCCAGCAGGTCCCTCCAACAGAGGCCTCTCTGCAGGCGTTAGACCGGTGTCTCTGGGACACAGTGGAGCGACGGGTCCACGACCGATAACTCAGAGTGAGCTGGCGACGGCTCTGGCCCTCGCCAGCACTCCTGACAGCAGCGCCGTCACTCCAACCACAGCGAGCCAG GCGGACCCCTCCAGCGGTGGAGCTCCTCTGCCGGTAGGGACGCCGGTCAGTAACGATCTCTTCAGCCAGGCTCTGCAGCAAGCTCTGCAGGCCACCAACATGTCTGCGTTACAG GGCCGATGGCAGTCCCAGATGCAGCAGCTCAGGGACATGGGCATCCAGGACGAGGAGCTGATGCTCAGGGCTCTGCAGGCCACGGACGGCGACATCCAGGCTGCCCTGGAGCTCATATTCGCTGGAGGTCAGGGGCTGTAA